A region from the Bradyrhizobium erythrophlei genome encodes:
- a CDS encoding TIGR02281 family clan AA aspartic protease yields the protein MSRFLLVLLMLAVTAGAVVAYKDPEQVARATDTVSDMLRKRAPTRGVQITRGQSGEFALKARINGITAPMVIDTGATSVVLTYETAKAAGLPLELLEYDVDVETAGGHTKAARLTLDRLAIGKLVERSVPALVVPHGQMKTNLLGMSFLDRLESWEVHADRLMLHGYP from the coding sequence GTGAGCCGCTTCCTGCTCGTCCTGTTGATGCTGGCGGTAACCGCCGGCGCCGTGGTTGCCTACAAGGACCCGGAACAGGTGGCGCGCGCCACCGACACCGTCTCGGACATGCTGCGCAAGCGGGCGCCGACCCGCGGGGTGCAGATCACGCGTGGACAGAGCGGCGAGTTCGCGCTCAAGGCCAGGATTAACGGCATCACGGCCCCGATGGTGATCGACACCGGCGCGACCTCGGTGGTGCTGACCTACGAGACCGCCAAGGCCGCCGGGCTGCCGCTCGAATTGCTCGAATATGATGTCGACGTCGAGACAGCCGGCGGACACACCAAGGCGGCGCGGCTGACGCTCGACCGCCTCGCGATCGGCAAGCTGGTCGAACGCTCGGTGCCGGCGCTGGTGGTGCCGCATGGGCAGATGAAAACCAACCTGCTCGGCATGAGTTTTCTGGACCGGCTGGAAAGCTGGGAAGTGCACGCCGACCGGCTGATGCTGCACGGCTATCCGTAA
- the dusA gene encoding tRNA dihydrouridine(20/20a) synthase DusA, protein MMDWTDRHCRVFHRLMTRRALLYTEMLTTGAILRGDRARLLGFDSSEHPVALQLGGSEPSDLAAAARIGEDFGYDEINLNVGCPSDRVKDGRFGACLMAEPALVARGVAAMKQAVGIPVTVKCRIGIDDQDPEIALDELARSVVAAGADALIVHARKAWLNGLSPKENRDIPPLDYHRVYRLKAAMPHVPIVINGGIGGLAEAKAHLDHVDGVMLGRAAYQEPWRLLSVDPELFGEAAPFAAMKDVFEAIMPYIERQLARGTRLHSITRHFVGAFHGVPGARAFRRHLAENGVKPDAGADVLREAIALVEHRAAAPIAA, encoded by the coding sequence ATGATGGACTGGACCGACCGGCATTGCCGCGTGTTCCATCGCCTGATGACGCGACGGGCGCTGCTCTATACGGAGATGCTGACCACCGGCGCCATCCTGCGTGGCGACCGGGCACGGCTACTCGGTTTCGATTCATCCGAACATCCCGTCGCGCTGCAGCTCGGCGGCTCCGAACCCAGCGATCTCGCGGCGGCAGCCAGGATCGGCGAGGATTTCGGCTATGACGAGATCAACCTCAATGTCGGCTGTCCGTCGGACCGGGTGAAGGACGGGCGCTTCGGCGCCTGCCTGATGGCCGAGCCGGCGCTGGTCGCCAGAGGCGTCGCGGCCATGAAGCAGGCGGTCGGCATTCCCGTCACCGTTAAGTGCCGGATCGGCATCGACGACCAGGATCCGGAAATCGCGCTCGATGAGCTCGCCCGCAGCGTCGTCGCTGCCGGGGCCGATGCGCTGATCGTCCACGCCCGCAAGGCCTGGCTCAACGGATTGTCGCCCAAGGAAAATCGCGACATCCCGCCGCTCGACTATCACAGGGTCTATCGGCTCAAGGCCGCGATGCCGCATGTGCCCATCGTCATCAATGGCGGCATCGGCGGCCTTGCCGAGGCCAAGGCGCATCTTGATCACGTCGATGGCGTCATGCTGGGGCGCGCGGCCTATCAGGAGCCGTGGCGGTTGCTGTCGGTGGATCCCGAACTGTTCGGCGAGGCGGCACCTTTTGCCGCGATGAAAGACGTGTTCGAGGCCATAATGCCGTACATTGAGCGCCAGCTCGCGCGGGGCACGCGGCTGCATTCGATCACGCGGCATTTCGTCGGCGCGTTCCACGGCGTGCCGGGCGCCCGCGCGTTCCGCCGCCATCTCGCCGAGAACGGCGTCAAGCCGGATGCCGGCGCGGATGTGCTGCGCGAGGCGATTGCGCTGGTCGAGCACCGCGCGGCAGCGCCGATCGCCGCGTAA